The Halobacillus amylolyticus nucleotide sequence CTTTCTACTTTATCACCTGTTTCAATCTCAAATCCGATTTTTGTATGGTAAGCTATTGAATTTCTATTAACAGGCGAAGTAATACATTTGACAGTTCTTCTATTATTTTGTTTAACTACTGAAAAGAATTCTTGATAAAGTCGCCTGCCAATATTATGCTTCCTATGTCGAGGGTCAACTCCAGCAAAATGTATGTATGCCTCTTCCGAATTAGATTGAGACAGAAAGCCGATTAAAAATCCTACAATCTTTCCATTTTGTTCGGCAATAAAGCTCGTGTCGTTAAAATGTACGAAGAACAACTTAGGTAACATATCCGACATTTGTCTTCCGCCCCACCATTCGTTAATTAGAGGTGAAAGCACATTATAATCTGTATCTATTACTGATCTAATTTTCATATATTAACCTCCCAGGTTAGTTGTTAGTATGGTCTCTCCATAAGGATAAAGAATTCCCATATTGGATTCAATATGGGAATTCTTTATTTAGGCTTGCACCTCTAGTATATCTTTAATCGTTGCCAAGATTCCTTTGATCTCTGCGTCATTCCCGGATTGAACCAAATTAAACCAAGAAATTCCTGGTATAAATAAAACAAAACAAATGATAATCACAAAGATTGTCCATTCAGGGAAAGCCGAAGGATCTTTAATCATAACCCCAAGAACTAACGAAATAACTGCAGTAAAAACACCTATAATAAAAGGTGATGGAAAGTGAATGTTGTTTACATCGTCAAGATAGGTTATTAAAGAATTAACTTTAATTTTTAACAGTCTCTTCTCTTCAGAAGTGAGTTTACCTAATTCCTTATCCATAAATTGTATATCCTTAAAAAGAGGCAAATTTATTTTGGCATTCTGTGTCATCGTAAGGTAATTTTGAAGCTTGAGAAGGAATTTTTCTGTTTCCAATTCTTTTAGAATACTGCTCCATTTCTCACTTGTAACCCCTCTGCTTATCTCCACTTTTACCAACTCCAACATTGTTATTAATCATGCGGAAAAATACCCATCAGGTCATTTATGCATGTCCTAATTTCCGACTCTAGTATATAGATATGTCAGCAGTATTTTTATAATCGTAAAATAACTAAATAACTTCAAAAGTCCTAATTGATTTTTCAACGAGAACGCAAATTAGCCCCAGGCCTGAGGCTAATTGATTTAATTTTACCGAAGTCAAAATCCTCCGTCACAACAGTTTCCCTCCCTATTTTACCTAATATCACAAAACCATTCCTATTATTTTCTTACACCAGTCTTCTCTTTCTTCTAAACCTACTTTCTTACCTCAAGGTGTTTTGCATTTTTAAATCCCTTTCTTCATGCCTTCTTACACATCCCACAATTTGTCCAACCACCGCTCCTTAGAAATAAAATTCAGACTATTTTAATAACAGATTCGTTATGTCTTTCCCAGGCAAATTAAAAGAAATAGCCTAATAAAAAGTGTTTCAATCGAATGTTAAATTATTATACACAAATTCCCAAAACTATAAATATAAACACTAAAGTTTGGAATAATAAAACAAAGCTATTGAAACGTGACAGAATGAAATACGATTAAAATGAGGGAATCTCTTTGCAAAATTATGAGAACACAGATCGGGCCCGATGATATAGAGCCCGTGTTAGTCCTTTAGGCACCACTCAGATCCATTTGAGAAATCCTTATATGATTGCCTGGTGGTCGGCTGCTTTCCAGGATTTGAACATCTCCTTCTGTCTATATATCTTAGAGGATTTCTCCTGTTTATATGGGAAATTATCATTAATGTTAACTCAAAATTAAATGTGGCCATGGTTTATACCTTTGGAGGGCAATTTGATATGGCAAGAGATGTTCTTGAGCCGAGATGGTTGCTGCTTTATATTCCTGTTTACATTTAAGGGATATGGGACAGCTACGTACCTCAGTTAATCTCAATAAAGTTTTTATATTGAGTGAGCGAGAGAATGCAGATTTTATAAATTTTCAAATTACGTCATTAGAAATCAATTATTTAGACAAAAGAAAACCCTGGGGGGTCGTGATGTGGTCCTTTTTCATGCCTGGAACGGGGCAGCTTTTCATAGGATAGTGGCTGCCTTTTTCATTGTCAGCTGGACAGTGGTTATCGTTTATATCCAAACTTTCTCCAAAGGGTCCATTATCTTGTCTTAGGAGATATTCATTACGCGGAGTAGAGTGCTAAATAAGGAATGACTAATGTTTTTTACCCTCCGTTTATTTTTTCTCCATGTATGATGCCTACGTGAATACAATAGTAAATAATAAACTCTTTGATAATGAACAAAGCAATTTTTTAAAAAAGAAATACCAAGATAGAAACTTTCGTTTACCCTTAAATCTTGTAAAAAGAGACAGGTGATTACATGTATGTAATGGCTACCTTTGAACATTCCGTCTTTTTGGAATTAGGCATCTCAGGCTTGGAGCAATTAAAAGTTCCTTCGGAAAATATTTTGGCTGTTCCCCTTAATAAAAGAACGGAAAAAGGCAAGCTCCTTGATTCGATTCATCAGTCAGACGGGATTAGCCTATTTGATCTAGCAGCCGCCCTAGCGACAGCTTGTTCCGTTATTGGCGCAAGTGTAGGCTTTCATTTAGGATGGGGGCCGATTATATGGGGGATTATTGGCGCCATTAGCGGTTTTGTTTTAGCATTTCTAATTAATATATTAACTGCTAAAGTAAAGCATGATCGCCAAAGGAAAGTTAGAGAGAAAACATCGGAGCTTATCCTTATCGTCCATTGTGAAAGCCATCAAGTTGAAAAGGTTGAAAAAATTCTTTGGGACAATCTTGCATTTGGAGTTGCCATTCTAGATAACGAAGATCAAAGCATATAAACTGAACTTTCAATCATGCCTATACTTTAAATTTAATTGTTTAACTTTGGCGGTCGTTTTTGAATTCGGAGCACCAGGAGAAGGATTAACATTTCTAATTACCCTTCTCCTCTAAGAAAGGCAAGGCTATTCTTGAATACCAAATTATTTATTTACTTTTTATTTCAAAAAGTGGGTTGGGGTTGGACTAATAACTAATGTTCCCCGTCTCAGCTATCCGACTGCCCTGTAATCTTTTTCTTCTCTATGATCGACTATTTCCTATGTAGCCCAACATATGGTTCGTTCTTTGCAATCCTATTTGTTGATTCCATCGTGAAAAACCATTTTTTCATCATTTTGGGGGTTTATCCAAGCATCGAACACTCTTTCTGCAGTTGCATCAAATTTGTAGCATCAATCAGAAAACCTGATTGTTAATTGTCCTGCCCCACAGCCTAAGTCAAGAAGCTGCTCCTTTAAATAAATCTCTGCCATATTCATTCAAATAAAACTCCCCCTGTCTATGCCATTTTGTTTAAGATCTTCTACTTCTTTCTAGAAGATTCCTTCTTTTATTATTCAGCATAATACCTTACTCTCTACCTCCCCACTTTTGCTGCAATTGCTGTATCTCTTCTTTATGTGTAATCCTTTCCTTAGGTGTTTCTAGAATAAACGGGATATCCTCTAGTTGCGAAGTTTTGATTAACTCTTCAAACTGTGCTTCTTTTATGTATCCACGGCCAAAAATATTAGCATGGCGATCCTTTCCCGACTCGGTGGCGTATTTTGAGTTGTTAAAATGGATGGCATTAAGATGGTCAAAGTATCCAAGTTCCAATCCTTCTCCCAACACTTCAGCCCAATTTTTACCATTCCACAGTCCACTCGAAAAAGCATGGCATGTGTCTAGACAGAACCCTATTTTTTCAGGGGATTCACACAAGTTGCGGACCTGGACAAGCTCCTCTAATGTAGTTCCGATAGATCCAGGCTTTCCTGCATTGTTTTCAAGGAGGATTTTACATTTCCCTTCCCACTGACCAAGAATCTCATTAAGTATTTCAATCATTAAGCGATAGCTCGCAAGTGGATCCTCATTGCTGATCTGTTTTCCGAAGTGCACGACTACACCAATTGAGCCACACGCCTCGGTGATCTCTAAGTCATTTAACAGGGAGTGTATGACCTGATTTCTCTTGTGATTATCCGTGGCTGTCAATCTTGTCGGGTAAGGGGTATGACTTACGGATTCAAGTTTATTTTCTTCACAAAATTTTTTGCATAGCATGGCATCTTCTTTATTAAAATCTTTTACGGATAAACTCCGGGGATTTTTAGGGAAATATTGAAAGGCAGAGGCGTTCATTGATGCTGCGTGTTTCGCAGCACCTAAGTAGCCCTCCCTTATTGAAACGTGACTACCGAATTTCATAAAAATCCCCTTTCGATCTGTAGTGGAAGTTACAGTATAAATTTTAAGTTTGACATTCTTTACAATAAAACGTTTTTCGAGATGAGAGTTCCTCTTTGATAATTGCTGCACCACAACGCTGGCATTCTTCTCCTTCACGGTCATAGACATACATCTTCTTGTTATAGCTTCCAGTTTTGGTATCGCCCTTAAATAAAGCCATACTCATATAACCACCATATTGGGTAGCTTGCTGAAGGACAAAACGTATTGATTGATACAATTGGACTTTCTGATTATCGTTGAGTTCGTTCATCTTTCGGTCCGGTAGCAGTTGGGAATGCCAGGCAATTTCATCTGAATAACAGTTGCCAATTCCTGATAAGAATTCCTGATTTACGAGGGTTGTTTTGATCCTACCTCTTCTATCTTCAATAAGGCTTAAAAAAGTATCGAGCGAAAAATTTACATCGAGCGGCTCTGGACCTAAATCTGTTAATTCTTGTTCCACTTCTTCCTGTGACAAAAGATGGAGATATCCTAGTCTTAGGCCAATAAAATAGAGATGCTGATCGCCAAAAGACAACTGTATTTGAACAGTACGATCTGGCTTTTCCTCCTCCTTCCCATAAAACATTAGGCCCCCGAGCATGAGATGTAATAGTAAAACATAGCCATTTTCAAGATGGAAAAGCAAATGCTTAGCCCTTCTCTCGATAGCTTTGATTTCCTGATTTTGCACTCTATTTATAAAATCATCAGGCTTTACATTGATTGATTTTTCCCGGTTGATGAGGATACTTGTGATTGGATGTCCATCAATTTTTTGATTAAGTAAGGTCTTATAGGTTTCCATTTCTGGTAGTTCTGGCATCTTCAGTCCTCCATAGAAAAGCTGTTATCTTAATTATCCCCCAATAAACATAAATCATTAAGACATTACTTAATCTCTTAAGAGGTTGTGAAATAGTGTCCCCCTATGATCTGAACATACTATTTTACTTCCTCTAAACGGGATGATATCGATAACTTGTGCGTACTCATGACGAAACTAATAGCAGCCGCACCACTACTGATAAAAGGGAGCAACGAATATCCCCAATTTGCCACCACATAACTTCCAATGATTGAACCAAGTGTAATCCCGATGTAAAGTGCTGTATTATTCCATGCAAATGCAGTCCCACGATGTTCTTGAAAGTCAGCAGCTAATCGTGCCTGATAGGATGTAAACCCTGCATAACCAACCAGTGCCCAAAGAAACAAGATCAAATAGATCCATCCACCTGATGAGAAAAAGACACCTAGAACAATTAAAACGATTGAAAGCAAGGCTAGCGTAACTTTGGATATAACACTCTCTCC carries:
- the mutM gene encoding bifunctional DNA-formamidopyrimidine glycosylase/DNA-(apurinic or apyrimidinic site) lyase codes for the protein MPELPEMETYKTLLNQKIDGHPITSILINREKSINVKPDDFINRVQNQEIKAIERRAKHLLFHLENGYVLLLHLMLGGLMFYGKEEEKPDRTVQIQLSFGDQHLYFIGLRLGYLHLLSQEEVEQELTDLGPEPLDVNFSLDTFLSLIEDRRGRIKTTLVNQEFLSGIGNCYSDEIAWHSQLLPDRKMNELNDNQKVQLYQSIRFVLQQATQYGGYMSMALFKGDTKTGSYNKKMYVYDREGEECQRCGAAIIKEELSSRKTFYCKECQT
- a CDS encoding deoxyribonuclease IV; translation: MKFGSHVSIREGYLGAAKHAASMNASAFQYFPKNPRSLSVKDFNKEDAMLCKKFCEENKLESVSHTPYPTRLTATDNHKRNQVIHSLLNDLEITEACGSIGVVVHFGKQISNEDPLASYRLMIEILNEILGQWEGKCKILLENNAGKPGSIGTTLEELVQVRNLCESPEKIGFCLDTCHAFSSGLWNGKNWAEVLGEGLELGYFDHLNAIHFNNSKYATESGKDRHANIFGRGYIKEAQFEELIKTSQLEDIPFILETPKERITHKEEIQQLQQKWGGRE
- a CDS encoding GNAT family N-acetyltransferase, yielding MKIRSVIDTDYNVLSPLINEWWGGRQMSDMLPKLFFVHFNDTSFIAEQNGKIVGFLIGFLSQSNSEEAYIHFAGVDPRHRKHNIGRRLYQEFFSVVKQNNRRTVKCITSPVNRNSIAYHTKIGFEIETGDKVESSVQIHSHYDGPDQDRVLFIKHLM